A single window of Planctomycetia bacterium DNA harbors:
- a CDS encoding SWIM zinc finger family protein — MGAALKLDYTYRYVHPSLVTSQPGNCGLRLATCGGAAENPFFFDGKVRQPHVAASMLLVLAKVVSTRFWMPLNPSLLDPVVTSSEELLRFEGFSSCCGVYARADFEAPTFEADIKGRGTTNVDFNSSMRAALAQIRQSDTVRMAVGADSVQLTRGEQQVVEKKVKLPVRWIKGFTEVQAYLPVLNRRFTITASEALRFLRAIPKGGSTGMVSWVTSLGRGLRLSQRESKDAVRVTGTERIRILEPLLMHATELHVWADANTEVSAWEVVFPTGRFTILISPELTRGFSGEGQVLQQLASSSCTEALPQVKAGLRWQSRIDVAEVSRQSSLAPSQVTSALAVLGSRGLVGYDLHRGAYFHRELPFDLEKVEALQPRMLDARQLVEAKLVRVISKMGADEELNAEAYVQGTEVEHRVRLKTDGDSCTCPWYGKHQGDRGPCKHVLAVRLMLEGKDD, encoded by the coding sequence GCAAAGTGCGACAGCCTCATGTGGCGGCTAGCATGCTGCTCGTTCTGGCTAAAGTGGTTTCCACACGGTTCTGGATGCCACTTAATCCCTCGCTGCTTGACCCAGTGGTGACCAGTAGCGAGGAACTTCTTCGTTTTGAAGGATTCAGTTCCTGTTGTGGTGTATACGCTCGTGCTGATTTCGAGGCACCGACATTCGAGGCGGACATCAAGGGGCGAGGCACCACCAATGTGGATTTCAACTCGTCCATGCGGGCAGCCCTCGCACAGATACGCCAGAGCGATACCGTCCGCATGGCCGTCGGGGCGGATTCGGTGCAACTGACTCGTGGCGAGCAACAGGTGGTTGAGAAGAAGGTGAAGCTGCCGGTACGCTGGATCAAGGGATTCACCGAAGTGCAGGCTTACCTGCCGGTACTGAATCGCCGCTTCACTATTACTGCAAGCGAGGCGTTACGCTTTCTCCGCGCGATCCCTAAGGGAGGCAGCACTGGTATGGTCTCGTGGGTCACGTCGCTGGGGCGAGGGCTACGATTGTCGCAACGTGAGAGCAAGGACGCGGTTCGTGTGACCGGTACGGAACGTATTCGCATTTTGGAGCCGCTGCTCATGCATGCTACGGAATTGCATGTCTGGGCCGATGCCAACACCGAGGTCAGCGCATGGGAAGTGGTCTTTCCCACCGGACGGTTCACGATCCTGATTAGCCCGGAACTCACACGAGGCTTCTCGGGTGAAGGGCAAGTCCTCCAGCAACTGGCGAGTAGTTCATGCACCGAGGCTCTGCCCCAGGTAAAGGCAGGGCTTCGCTGGCAGTCACGAATCGATGTGGCGGAGGTATCCCGTCAATCCAGTCTCGCCCCATCACAAGTAACTTCGGCCCTGGCGGTGCTGGGCAGCCGCGGACTGGTGGGGTATGACCTGCATCGCGGCGCGTACTTCCATCGCGAGTTGCCATTTGATCTGGAGAAGGTCGAGGCACTGCAGCCACGGATGTTGGACGCTCGCCAGTTGGTCGAGGCGAAGCTGGTCAGAGTGATCAGCAAGATGGGTGCCGACGAGGAGCTGAACGCGGAAGCCTACGTGCAAGGGACCGAGGTGGAGCATCGCGTACGGCTGAAGACCGATGGCGATAGCTGCACCTGTCCCTGGTATGGCAAACACCAGGGCGACCGCGGGCCGTGCAAGCATGTGCTGGCGGTACGGCTGATGCTCGAAGGCAAAGATGATTAG
- a CDS encoding transposase yields MRALMQSFLVMLATATDRQLAKQVQYLKKENGILRKRLPKRIVLTDKERRQLLRFGKPVGKAIKELIGIVTPDTFLRWVREERREQARPKKVKRKPGRPMKPEEIRKLVIRLAKENIWGYGKIHGELKKLGIKICSSTVKNILIAAGIDPCPERGDKPWAEFIRQHAQTLWATDFFSKKVWTLRGFVDVFVLFFIHIESRRVILGGLTTNPDNTWMKQQARNVCMHWDKEKVKPETLICDFDTKYTRDFEAILMAEGVEVKRVGPMKPNLNAYAERFVQSIKQEALDHFICFGENHLRYICNEYCSWYNSERPHQGVGNVPLKKSRCRKWKDSDKASAIVSTPRLGGLLNSYHRRAA; encoded by the coding sequence ATGCGAGCACTGATGCAGTCGTTTCTGGTGATGTTGGCCACGGCGACTGATCGACAACTGGCCAAACAGGTGCAGTATCTCAAGAAGGAGAACGGTATTCTGCGAAAGCGTTTGCCCAAGCGAATCGTGCTGACAGACAAAGAGCGTCGCCAGTTGTTGCGGTTTGGCAAACCGGTTGGCAAGGCTATCAAGGAACTGATTGGCATCGTAACGCCCGACACCTTTTTGCGCTGGGTTCGGGAGGAGCGACGAGAACAGGCTCGTCCGAAGAAAGTTAAGAGGAAGCCAGGACGACCTATGAAGCCGGAAGAGATCCGCAAGCTGGTAATCCGTCTGGCGAAAGAGAACATCTGGGGTTATGGCAAGATTCACGGTGAGTTGAAGAAACTTGGTATTAAGATCTGTAGCAGCACCGTCAAGAACATTCTGATCGCAGCAGGAATTGACCCCTGTCCCGAGCGCGGCGACAAACCTTGGGCGGAGTTTATCAGGCAGCATGCTCAAACCTTGTGGGCAACGGATTTCTTCAGCAAGAAGGTTTGGACTCTCAGGGGCTTTGTGGATGTTTTCGTGTTGTTCTTCATTCATATTGAATCGAGGCGTGTCATTCTGGGTGGTCTCACGACGAATCCGGATAATACTTGGATGAAGCAACAAGCCAGGAATGTTTGCATGCACTGGGACAAGGAAAAAGTGAAGCCGGAAACCTTGATCTGCGACTTCGATACCAAATACACCAGGGACTTTGAAGCCATTCTGATGGCTGAGGGAGTTGAAGTAAAGCGAGTTGGCCCCATGAAGCCGAACCTCAATGCCTATGCCGAACGGTTTGTGCAGAGCATCAAGCAGGAAGCTCTGGATCATTTCATTTGCTTTGGGGAAAATCATCTGCGTTACATTTGTAACGAATATTGTTCCTGGTACAATTCGGAACGTCCGCACCAAGGGGTTGGTAATGTACCGCTCAAGAAGTCGCGCTGTCGGAAGTGGAAAGACTCGGACAAGGCCAGTGCGATAGTTTCTACACCCCGCTTGGGCGGCTTGTTGAACAGTTACCACCGTCGAGCAGCGTGA
- a CDS encoding ankyrin repeat domain-containing protein, with protein sequence MMSNVSTKLLIKAVQKNQEVYALKALEKGADSRATDTDGKSVLTYAAQLGHVELVRHLLAKGADPNAVSKSGEAPLRAACLRDNLEIVQLLLQYGANVNNRYSAGSMPADQPNACFTSYESVLHDAATYGSLDILRTVLAAGADLQAVGKSGMSPIMAAVDERRMDSVKVLLEAGAIVTPEEETAFAVYHFSERSKAPAFVTLVNELSKAYGAPEYSDALPGVAFFSIRLPESLMDSPSQLDPMESFRQREEQRNQLEKMVEQARKQFGDRVAQSSYLLLDCGRPIGCGPITQTLALLPTSDKYEAMFTFHLRANTQEMRCKEMVEWFRNLDREEPFDLIGLRYDTVEIQFKKPVADPDRLAREMVHFCWDLAETPEAELQLAYQLRSERRVYFWWD encoded by the coding sequence ATGATGAGTAATGTATCGACAAAGCTTCTGATTAAGGCAGTCCAGAAGAATCAAGAAGTGTATGCTCTTAAAGCACTGGAGAAAGGGGCAGATTCTCGTGCTACGGATACAGACGGTAAATCGGTTTTGACCTACGCGGCACAATTAGGCCACGTTGAATTAGTGCGACACTTGCTGGCAAAAGGGGCAGACCCAAATGCGGTTTCGAAAAGTGGAGAAGCTCCACTACGAGCGGCCTGCTTGCGTGATAATCTGGAGATAGTCCAGTTGTTGTTGCAATATGGGGCTAATGTAAACAACCGTTATTCAGCCGGATCAATGCCAGCAGATCAGCCAAATGCCTGCTTTACCAGTTACGAATCCGTGTTGCATGATGCTGCAACATATGGCTCTCTAGACATCCTTCGCACCGTGTTGGCGGCAGGGGCCGACCTGCAGGCGGTGGGTAAATCCGGCATGAGCCCAATTATGGCAGCTGTTGATGAACGTCGCATGGATTCAGTAAAAGTACTACTGGAGGCCGGAGCCATCGTTACTCCGGAAGAAGAAACCGCCTTCGCAGTCTATCATTTTTCAGAGAGGTCGAAAGCTCCTGCGTTCGTAACCCTGGTTAATGAACTCAGTAAAGCATACGGCGCTCCAGAATACAGTGATGCGCTACCTGGAGTAGCTTTTTTCTCCATCCGTTTGCCAGAGTCATTAATGGATTCGCCATCCCAACTCGATCCGATGGAATCCTTTCGTCAACGCGAAGAACAGAGAAACCAACTCGAGAAGATGGTAGAGCAAGCACGGAAACAATTCGGTGATCGTGTTGCTCAATCCAGTTATCTGCTACTGGACTGTGGCAGGCCCATTGGATGTGGCCCGATAACTCAAACATTAGCCCTGTTACCCACATCGGATAAATATGAGGCCATGTTTACATTTCATTTACGTGCCAATACGCAAGAGATGAGATGCAAGGAGATGGTTGAGTGGTTTCGCAATCTGGACCGGGAAGAGCCATTTGATCTAATAGGGTTGCGCTACGACACTGTAGAGATTCAGTTCAAAAAGCCAGTGGCAGATCCAGACAGATTAGCCAGAGAAATGGTGCATTTCTGCTGGGATCTAGCAGAAACTCCAGAAGCTGAACTTCAACTGGCCTATCAATTACGCAGTGAGCGTCGAGTCTATTTCTGGTGGGATTGA
- a CDS encoding trypsin-like serine protease yields MNWLNLLKTSTKKTLNRNLPTSKHSRHSLCVEALEDRMVPVVGAFAALSDGTWPLPPQDLRNTGVVRIDNLGQGVFGSGSLLWTGRHILTAAHVLDDNGDRRPDAGGFNVTFVLGDGTTRAIDNIPSSAVRFPSTWTGAWNGGSDIAIIELPALAPLQVERYQIYQATNEVGQIVTVSGFGATGNGAVGLFGGNGVRRAGENRIDTTRVVTSGPSNSIIRMDFDSGRTVNDFFGRNTGLGTREAKPDSGDSGGPAFIGRLIAGVFSGMGWNDATDTNSALGTFGEWAEHTRVSSFANWIRTNVNTTMPLFLDMRVQGWGGDGVADLISMQFNSNVLTFSVNGRIFTTTLTGSEVIKVQGASDNEMFIANDNIQALSNTKLEVHGGSGNDEFSYTGLRKHTWQITGFNNSIAINGRVFLHTMENLRGGAGEDIFQFFWNGGVSGRISGGGGVDTLDYQSMTTLGTTGVRVDLVAGTATRVSGGINGIRNVNGSSAKDFIYGNNLANVLQGFGGNDELHGREGNDILRGGQGDDTLYGNAGYDTLEGQEDNDYLDGGRDGMRDMLKSGTGRDRLVKNYYLASLINWVYETDSTDFSLTDDAWISIYHAKTLV; encoded by the coding sequence ATGAACTGGCTTAACTTACTCAAGACCTCCACCAAAAAAACCTTAAACCGGAATCTGCCAACTTCGAAACATTCACGACACAGCTTGTGTGTGGAAGCACTCGAAGATCGCATGGTTCCTGTTGTCGGGGCATTTGCCGCATTATCTGATGGCACTTGGCCTTTGCCTCCACAGGATCTCCGGAATACCGGTGTCGTTCGGATTGACAATTTGGGACAAGGTGTATTTGGAAGTGGTTCGTTACTATGGACTGGCCGGCACATTCTTACAGCGGCTCATGTATTGGACGATAACGGCGATCGACGGCCTGATGCAGGTGGCTTCAATGTCACGTTTGTGCTGGGCGACGGAACGACCAGAGCAATTGATAATATTCCCTCCAGTGCAGTACGATTTCCCTCGACCTGGACAGGCGCCTGGAACGGTGGATCTGATATTGCCATCATTGAATTACCAGCCTTAGCTCCACTCCAGGTAGAGCGGTATCAAATTTATCAAGCAACGAATGAAGTTGGTCAGATCGTTACTGTTTCTGGATTTGGTGCAACAGGCAATGGAGCGGTTGGATTGTTTGGAGGGAATGGTGTTCGTCGAGCTGGTGAAAACCGGATCGATACTACACGGGTGGTGACTAGTGGTCCTAGCAATTCCATTATCCGTATGGATTTTGACAGCGGGAGAACGGTCAACGATTTCTTTGGGAGAAATACGGGCTTGGGAACAAGGGAAGCAAAACCAGACAGTGGTGATTCTGGTGGTCCTGCCTTTATTGGCAGGCTTATAGCTGGTGTCTTCAGTGGGATGGGTTGGAATGATGCCACGGATACGAATTCGGCACTTGGTACTTTTGGTGAATGGGCCGAGCATACACGAGTTTCCTCCTTTGCCAACTGGATCAGAACTAATGTGAACACCACCATGCCACTGTTTCTGGATATGCGAGTCCAGGGTTGGGGTGGCGATGGCGTCGCTGACCTGATCTCCATGCAGTTCAACAGCAATGTGTTGACGTTCAGTGTGAATGGGCGGATTTTTACAACGACGCTGACTGGTTCTGAAGTAATCAAGGTTCAGGGAGCCAGCGATAACGAAATGTTCATTGCTAATGATAACATTCAAGCTTTGTCGAACACCAAGCTGGAAGTACACGGCGGTTCAGGTAACGATGAGTTCAGTTACACAGGATTACGCAAACACACCTGGCAGATTACCGGGTTCAACAACTCGATCGCAATCAATGGCCGGGTTTTCCTACATACCATGGAAAATCTCCGCGGTGGTGCTGGCGAAGACATTTTCCAGTTCTTCTGGAACGGTGGTGTCTCCGGTCGTATATCGGGTGGCGGCGGTGTTGACACCCTCGATTATCAGAGCATGACGACTCTGGGAACTACTGGCGTCCGTGTTGACCTGGTCGCTGGGACTGCTACTCGAGTATCCGGTGGCATCAACGGCATCCGCAACGTCAACGGCAGCAGCGCCAAAGACTTTATCTATGGAAACAATCTCGCCAACGTGCTTCAGGGATTCGGAGGCAATGATGAGCTTCATGGTCGTGAAGGGAATGACATACTTCGCGGAGGTCAGGGTGATGATACGCTTTACGGCAACGCCGGATATGACACACTAGAAGGACAGGAAGACAATGACTATCTCGATGGCGGACGAGATGGCATGCGGGATATGCTCAAAAGTGGCACAGGCCGCGACAGGCTCGTGAAGAACTATTACCTCGCTAGTCTGATAAACTGGGTCTACGAAACAGATTCGACCGATTTCAGTTTGACCGATGATGCCTGGATATCCATCTATCATGCAAAAACGCTAGTATAA
- a CDS encoding serine/threonine protein kinase, whose translation MDTKDSPVTSDATLNPNVLLEIERLCDAFEAQLRKNQSVDLESILAQVEEEVRPALFRELALLQRAYTPAEKRTSLKEELTKQFPQYADAMTEILLQETRHAFEPGAATQLFQPARQHMTTQDFQHSPREGMTIGCYTLKQQIGEGGMGEVWVAEQKQPIRRKVALKLIRGSTDLKAVLQRLEQERHALALMDHPNIARFYDGGLTESRQPYFVMELVIGLPLNQFCDDQKLSPRQRLELFIPICQAIQHAHQKGIVHRDLKPANILVTQVDGVPTPKIIDFGLAKAVSGRLTDETLSTQFGAVVGTLEYMSPEQAGLTTADVDTRADIYSLGVILYELLTGLRPFDSKLLKQASLDEIIRILKEEEPPSLASRLSTDESLSSAAALRQIEPAKLLSLVKGELDWIVQKCLEKYRNRRYESANGLARDVERYLKDEPVEARPVSPGYRFRKFIRRHRGQVIAAGLLLLAMIGGIIGTATGLIRAETALAAEAEQRQHAESKEREALKERAKAVIAAEQERQARETAEAKRQEAERSLKYARKGNEILYSVFAGLDPRMIAESGRPLQDVLRENLLTAVKELEGSAIGDPLEVARMQDNLGMSLIGLGEATQAIEVFKKARATREALLGPSHPDTLSSVNNLASGYHDAGKLNLALPLYEEAFRLRKTTLGPNHSDTLNSMNSLASGYKAVGKLDLALPLLEEALRLRKDKLGPDHSSTLISMNNLAEYYRALAKLDLALPLLEETLRLRKEKLGSDHPHSLNSMNNLASAYFDAGKYDRALPLFDETLRRKKNKLGPDHPSTLLSMGNLAEGYAAAGKMDLALPLYDEALKLTKAKLGPDHPDTLISMGNLASGYYDAGRYDLALPLLEETLRLKKAKFGPDHPNTIKSMDWLARTYKAVGKLDLALALNEETMKLTKAKLGPDHTSTLTSMSSLALSYHAARKYDLALPLYEETLRLRKAKSGPNHPSTLGCMNNLAFGYQAVGKLDLALPLYEETLQLRKEILGSDHPDTLNSMNNLASAYQDARKYDLALPLYEETVRLRKAKSGPDHPDTLNSMNNLASAYKEAGKLDLALPLCEETVRLTKTKLGPEHPDTLNSMGNLGSIYSAAKQGSLASKTLLSVVAGKRKQYPKDHPRFAGLLSRVALDLLHCEQYVTAEEILRECLMIREKKEPDIWTTFNTQSMLGGALLGQKKYSDAEALLLKGYEGLKLRNKNIPKNAQSRVSEALDRLIQLYSETNKPEEATKWKKEKENQVKEGASNN comes from the coding sequence ATGGATACCAAAGACAGCCCAGTTACCAGTGATGCAACCCTAAATCCCAACGTGTTGTTGGAGATCGAGCGCCTCTGCGATGCGTTCGAGGCACAGTTGCGAAAAAACCAGTCAGTCGACCTTGAGAGCATCTTGGCACAAGTGGAGGAAGAGGTACGCCCGGCATTATTTCGTGAACTTGCTTTGTTGCAGAGAGCCTACACCCCTGCAGAAAAAAGGACCAGCCTGAAAGAGGAGCTTACCAAACAGTTCCCTCAGTATGCCGATGCCATGACGGAGATCCTGCTTCAGGAGACACGACATGCGTTCGAACCCGGTGCAGCAACCCAGTTGTTTCAGCCGGCGCGACAGCACATGACCACGCAGGACTTTCAACACAGTCCTCGCGAAGGCATGACGATCGGTTGCTACACACTGAAACAACAGATAGGGGAAGGAGGAATGGGAGAGGTGTGGGTAGCGGAGCAGAAACAACCCATCAGACGCAAGGTGGCTCTTAAGCTCATTCGGGGTAGCACGGATTTGAAAGCAGTTTTGCAGCGGCTTGAGCAAGAGCGTCACGCGTTGGCGCTCATGGATCATCCCAATATTGCCCGATTCTATGATGGCGGCTTAACCGAGTCACGTCAGCCTTATTTTGTCATGGAACTGGTGATTGGTTTGCCCTTAAACCAGTTCTGTGATGACCAGAAGTTATCACCGCGGCAGCGGCTGGAGTTGTTTATCCCCATCTGCCAGGCTATCCAGCATGCCCATCAGAAAGGCATTGTTCACCGTGATCTGAAGCCTGCCAATATTCTGGTGACTCAGGTGGATGGTGTACCAACACCGAAAATTATTGATTTTGGATTAGCCAAAGCGGTCAGTGGCAGGCTGACCGATGAGACTTTATCAACCCAGTTTGGTGCGGTAGTGGGGACGCTGGAATACATGAGTCCCGAACAGGCAGGGCTGACGACTGCTGATGTGGATACGCGTGCTGATATCTATTCATTAGGCGTTATCCTCTATGAACTGCTGACAGGCTTGCGGCCATTCGATTCAAAACTGCTCAAGCAAGCGTCACTGGATGAGATTATTCGGATCCTCAAGGAAGAAGAGCCGCCCAGTCTGGCTTCACGGCTATCGACGGATGAATCGCTGTCGAGTGCAGCAGCATTGCGACAGATCGAACCGGCTAAGTTGCTGTCCCTGGTAAAAGGGGAACTGGACTGGATCGTGCAAAAGTGCCTGGAGAAGTATAGGAATCGCCGGTATGAATCTGCCAATGGGCTGGCCCGTGACGTGGAGCGTTATTTGAAGGATGAGCCGGTGGAAGCCCGGCCCGTAAGTCCAGGTTACCGGTTCAGAAAGTTTATCCGTCGGCATCGTGGGCAGGTGATAGCAGCGGGTCTGTTGCTCCTGGCGATGATCGGCGGCATCATCGGGACGGCAACAGGTCTAATAAGAGCTGAAACTGCACTTGCGGCCGAGGCAGAGCAACGACAACACGCAGAGTCAAAAGAGCGAGAAGCGCTGAAAGAACGGGCCAAAGCCGTCATTGCCGCCGAGCAGGAGCGGCAGGCGAGGGAAACCGCAGAAGCGAAACGACAAGAAGCGGAGCGGAGTCTCAAATATGCCCGGAAAGGGAACGAGATTCTGTATTCGGTGTTCGCCGGCCTGGATCCAAGAATGATCGCTGAGAGCGGTCGCCCATTACAGGATGTTTTGCGAGAAAACCTCTTAACAGCTGTAAAGGAATTGGAAGGCTCTGCCATCGGTGACCCGCTGGAAGTTGCCAGAATGCAAGACAACCTTGGCATGTCCCTTATTGGCTTGGGCGAGGCGACCCAGGCGATTGAGGTCTTCAAGAAAGCACGAGCCACTCGAGAAGCTCTCCTCGGTCCCTCTCACCCCGATACTCTCAGCAGCGTGAACAACTTGGCGTCAGGTTACCACGATGCCGGCAAGCTCAATCTCGCCCTGCCTCTCTATGAGGAGGCATTTCGGCTGAGGAAGACCACGCTTGGTCCCAATCACTCCGACACCCTGAACAGCATGAACAGCCTGGCTTCAGGCTACAAGGCTGTCGGCAAGCTCGATCTGGCTTTACCACTCCTGGAGGAAGCGCTGCGGTTGCGGAAGGACAAGCTCGGCCCGGACCATTCCAGTACCTTGATCAGCATGAATAACCTTGCAGAGTACTATCGAGCTCTTGCCAAGCTGGATCTGGCTCTGCCGCTTCTGGAAGAGACCTTGCGATTGAGGAAGGAGAAACTCGGCTCTGATCACCCCCATAGCCTTAACAGTATGAACAACCTGGCATCAGCTTATTTTGATGCAGGCAAGTATGACCGCGCCTTGCCGCTTTTCGATGAGACGCTGCGGCGCAAGAAGAACAAGCTCGGCCCGGATCACCCTAGCACCCTCTTGAGCATGGGCAATCTGGCAGAAGGCTACGCGGCTGCCGGGAAAATGGATTTAGCCCTGCCTCTCTATGATGAGGCCTTGAAACTGACGAAGGCGAAACTTGGCCCCGATCACCCTGACACCCTCATCAGCATGGGTAATCTTGCATCGGGTTATTATGATGCAGGCAGGTACGATCTGGCTTTGCCGCTGCTCGAAGAAACGCTACGGCTTAAGAAGGCCAAGTTTGGACCCGATCATCCAAACACCATCAAGAGCATGGATTGGTTGGCCCGGACATACAAGGCAGTAGGAAAGCTCGATTTGGCTCTAGCACTCAACGAGGAGACAATGAAGTTGACCAAGGCGAAGCTCGGCCCTGATCACACTTCTACTCTTACCAGTATGAGTAGCCTTGCATTAAGTTACCATGCTGCCAGGAAATACGACCTGGCTCTCCCACTTTACGAGGAGACATTGCGGTTGCGGAAAGCCAAGTCTGGCCCTAACCACCCCAGCACTCTTGGCTGCATGAATAATTTAGCGTTTGGCTACCAAGCCGTCGGCAAACTCGACCTAGCGCTGCCTCTCTATGAAGAGACGTTGCAGTTGCGAAAAGAGATTCTCGGTTCCGATCATCCAGACACCCTGAACAGTATGAACAACCTGGCATCAGCCTACCAAGACGCCAGAAAATACGACTTAGCCCTGCCACTTTACGAGGAAACAGTAAGGCTAAGAAAGGCAAAATCCGGGCCTGATCACCCCGACACCCTGAACAGCATGAACAACCTGGCATCAGCCTATAAGGAAGCAGGCAAGCTTGATCTCGCCTTGCCGCTTTGTGAGGAGACAGTCCGGCTAACGAAGACGAAACTAGGCCCTGAACACCCTGACACCCTCAACAGTATGGGTAACCTTGGTTCGATCTACTCTGCAGCCAAACAGGGGAGTTTAGCTTCTAAAACCCTGCTCAGCGTTGTTGCGGGAAAGCGGAAACAGTATCCCAAGGATCACCCGCGATTTGCCGGGCTACTGAGTAGAGTGGCGCTTGATCTACTCCATTGCGAGCAATACGTAACGGCTGAGGAGATCCTCCGTGAGTGCCTCATGATCCGCGAGAAGAAGGAACCAGATATCTGGACGACCTTTAATACCCAATCTATGCTCGGCGGTGCGTTGCTGGGGCAAAAGAAATATAGCGACGCTGAAGCACTGTTACTCAAGGGCTACGAAGGCCTGAAGTTACGCAATAAGAACATACCAAAAAATGCCCAGTCGCGAGTCAGCGAAGCCCTCGATCGCCTGATCCAGCTCTACTCCGAAACAAACAAGCCTGAGGAAGCAACCAAGTGGAAGAAAGAGAAGGAGAATCAAGTCAAAGAGGGTGCGAGCAACAATTAG